Proteins co-encoded in one Myotis daubentonii chromosome 8, mMyoDau2.1, whole genome shotgun sequence genomic window:
- the C8H18orf32 gene encoding UPF0729 protein C18orf32 homolog — translation MVCIPCIVIPVLLWVYKKFLEPYIYPLISPFVSRIWPRKAVQESSDTSKGKIGYKGADINGLPTSGSTEISDKKKD, via the exons ATGGTGTGCATTCCTTGTATCGTCATTCCAGTTCTGCTCTGGGTCTACAAAAAGTTCCTGGAGCCATACATATACCCTCTGATTTCCCCCTTTGTTAGTCGCATATGGCCTAGAAAAGCTGTGCAAGAATCCAGTGATACAAGCAAAGGCAAAATAGGCTATAAG ggtgcAGACATAAATGGATTACCAACATCAGGATCGACAGAAATCTCTGATAAAAAGAAAGACTGA